One Acanthochromis polyacanthus isolate Apoly-LR-REF ecotype Palm Island chromosome 6, KAUST_Apoly_ChrSc, whole genome shotgun sequence DNA segment encodes these proteins:
- the LOC110966129 gene encoding zinc finger protein 335 isoform X4 → MDLEENEVESSSDAGPSGMEEPSESGMGMESSEAMSADSSDAAASHAQAPESDCHVGQSSEGLVVFIPETSSSTDVRVSSVHLPDSSSVAQSTSVSSVSTVTQSVLVSESAQVLVHSSAVSEGAMMVSDSTASTSSDLGSAIDKIIESTIGPDIMNSCIAVTSAEDGGAETTQYLILQGPDDAIEALAEGPTSTCLDQGDLQGNLEPDQPDDQPGHSGYPEDSSSQPDQPQHSHPSQYMDCSADGPDQTEESSSSYVECSGEEPDQTRSQSGFPDYSGNNSDQDLPGYVECSGADSNPTSRSHYVVECSAGYLECAEDEEEQPHHSRSYIDSSADHRTQTSRQYATEYGGECVAAADSEQPGCSRYQARDEDEDDEQNQDPDQPQHSQQQPQHSCYMESSNGPEASLYADDSSSSDHPLADTAGSGGLPEALECSESQPGPYISSSGTYTSNPEPELAQQCSPSQEEPQGSQDEAGMVGDMEASTVEEGSGDRPPNLAELEEMMEVVIVQQFKCKMCPYKSASKDTLINHMRDKHFKPAGDTPKKRKRGRPPKSETLARQKTEREEAGERKEAKVKAAEPQQAEEEEDDIVDAGAIDDPEEDSDYNPAEEDSKGRPPTILKKPTTPISSSSQGRPRRKVGRPRKYCVLDEGLRSKEAESLSKKSRISADTNASEEASSSGLGTGPGVITDGDTAEAAISQSDSENKDPSSNTQPEEEFFPRKRGRPSKRFLRKKYKKYMNRNRYYKSLKPLLRPHNCWICGSRFLTQEDLRFHVDSHEGNDPELFKCLQCNYHCKRWSSLKEHMFNHEGTKPFKCDECDYTSVYKKDVIRHSAVHNKEKKRKTELVPKVLEFPCPVCHRVYPMQKRLTQHMKTHSSEKPHMCDKCGKSFKKRYTFKMHLLTHIQSLGDNKFKCEFCEYTCDNKKLLLNHQLSHTNDRPFRCDYCKYSTSKEEFLVSHLAIKHTGEKPFSCEMCHFMTKHRKNLRLHVQCRHPEAFEEWSVSHPEEPVRRRRRPFFTLQQIEELKQQHDDTQGMQNTIVAVDSATLQAMQGMENASVSQDALGNTTIIYEQAESSDLSAQNALDLLLNMSNARELVGNSLQVAVLKSEGKTLEKGTWSTVATAPGQAQKIVTFHVSENGETVLQEAYEAATSETGELTHIAIEAYERGEEFSVVEQAAEEIHSPEYSNGESSPSQALEVSGSESQKGDKYYLTSALGDGVLQQVELSSEAPASPSAVSSPSLSTKRFSCRICMESFHGRSDMENHKRAHLDANTFKCPDCDFTSTSWPEVKSHMGLHSYLRPHKCPNCSFASKNKKDLRRHMMTHTNEKPFSCKLCGQRFNRNGHLKFHMERLHNQDHPTRKTRTTSSQQTIIVNSDEEALATLQSLQAHQTVITPERLQALGQEHIIVAQEQALSDQEESAYIQQITTIDGQTVQHLMTGDNQVTEVQYIISQDGVQHLIPQEYVVVASDGNHIQMPDGQIIRYEHDRAFVQEQQIAVSHDGQIQYLPVSSEQQIVNSEDLEAAAHSAVTAVADAAMTQTQTVYTEATPEQLEQLQQQGIQYDVITFTNE, encoded by the exons ATGGATTTGGAGGAGAATGAAGTGGAGAGCAGCAGTGATGCAGGGCCCTCAGGGATGGAGGAGCCGTCTGAAAGCGGTATGGGTATGGAGTCATCCGAGGCCATGTCTGCAGACAGCAGTGATGCCGCTGCCTCTCATGCACAGGCCCCAGAGTCTGACTGCCATGTTGGACAGAGCTCAGAGGGACTTGTG GTGTTCATCCCAGAGACCAGTTCCAGTACAGATGTCAGAGTTTCATCAGTCCACCTCCCAGATTCCTCCTCTGTGGCCCAGTCCACCAGTGTTTCCAGCGTCTCCACGGTGACTCAGTCAGTGCTGGTGTCTGAGTCAGCCCAAGTGCTGGTCCACTCCAGCGCTGTGTCTGAAGGAGCAATGATGGTTTCAGACTCGACTGCCTCTACCTCATCAGATCTGGGTTCTGCCATTGACAAGATCATAGAATCCACCATCGGCCCTGACATCATGAATA GCTGCATAGCTGTGACCAGTGCAGAAGATGGTGGTGCAGAAACAACTCAGTACCTGATATTACAAGGACCAGATGATG CCATAGAAGCTCTCGCTGAAGGTCCCACATCCACCTGTCTGGACCAGGGAGACCTGCAGGGCAATCTGGAACCTGACCAGCCCGACGATCAGCCCGGACACTCAGGTTACCCAGAGGACAGCAGCAGTCAGCCTGACCAGCCGCAGCATTCCCACCCATCCCAGTACATGGATTGCAGTGCAGATGGTCCTGACCAGACAGAGGAGTCTTCGTCTTCCTATGTGGAGTGTTCGGGTGAGGAGCCTGACCAGACACGCTCTCAGTCCGGCTTCCCTGACTACAGTGGTAACAACAGCGATCAGGACTTGCCTGGATACGTGGAGTGCAGCGGAGCTGACTCAAATCCCACCAGCCGAAGTCACTATGTTGTGGAGTGCAGCGCTGGCTATCTTGAGTGTGCAGAAGACGAGGAAGAGCAGCCACATCACTCACGCAGTTACATTGACAGTAGCGCAGATCACCGGACACAGACAAGTAGACAGTATGCTACTGAGTACGGGGGAGAATGTGTTGCGGCTGCAGACTCTGAGCAGCCAGGTTGTTCTCGTTACCAAGCAAGGGACGAGGATGAAGACGACGAGCAAAATCAGGATCCAGATCAGCCACAGCACTCTCAACAGCAGCCACAGCACTCCTGTTACATGGAGAGCAGCAATGGTCCAGAGGCCTCTCTCTATGCTGATGACAGCTCCTCATCAGACCACCCTCTGGCAGACACGGCTGGTTCAGGCGGACTTCCCGAAGCACTGGAATGCAGTGAGAGCCAGCCTGGGCCCTACATCAGCAGCAGTGGCACGTATACCTCTAATCCAGAGCCTGAGCTGGCCCAGCAGTGCTCACCGAGCCAAGAAGAGCCCCAAGGCTCCCAAGATGAAGCTGGAATGGTCGGGGACATGGAGGCATCAACTGTGGAAGAAGGCTCTGGAGACCGACCTCCGAACCTCGCAGAGTTAGAGGAGATGATGGAAGTAGTGATAGTACAGCAATTCAAATGTAAGATGTGTCCATACAAGAGCGCCTCCAAAGACACACTCATCAACCACATGAGAGATAAACACTTCAAACCTGCAG GAGACACACCAAAAAAGCGTAAACGTGGACGACCTCCTAAAAGTGAGACGTTGGCCCGTcaaaagacagagagggaggaggcagGGGAGAGGAAGGAAGCAAAGGTGAAGGCTGCTGAGCCCCAAcaagcagaagaagaggaggatgataTTGTAGATGCTGGTGCTATTGATGATCCTGAAG AGGACAGTGACTACAACCCAGCAGAGGAGGATAGCAAAGGAAGACCACCCACCATTCTGAAGAAGCCCACTACTCccatttcctcctcctctcaagGACGTCCTCGACGTAAGGTTGGTCGTCCGAGGAAGTACTGCGTTTTAGATGAAGGCTTACGCAGCAAAG aagcagaaagtctgagtaaGAAGTCCAGGATCAGTGCAGATACTAATGCATCTGAAGAGGCTAGCTCTTCTGGGCTCGGGACTGGCCCAGGTGTCATCACAGATGGAGACACAGCTGAGGCAGCAATAAGCCAATCAGACTCTGAAAACAAAGacccttcttccaacacacagCCAGAGGAGGAGTTCTTCCCGAGAAAACGTGGCAGACCATCCAAGCGCTTCCTTCGCAAGAAATATAAGAAGTATATGAATCGAAA TCGGTACTATAAATCCCTCAAACCACTCCTCAGACCTCACAACTGCTGGATCTGCGGCTCACGTTTCCTCACCCAGGAGGATCTGCGCTTCCACGTGGACTCTCATGAAGGCAACGACCCAGAGCTCTTCAAGTGTCTGCAGTGCAACTATCACTGCAAGCGCTGGTCCTCGCTCAAG GAACACATGTTCAACCATGAGGGCACCAAGCCATTCAAGTGTGACGAGTGTGATTACACAAGTGTTTATAAGAAAGATGTAATTCGCCACTCAGCAGTGCACAACAAAGAAAA gaaaaggaaaacagagttg GTACCAAAGGTTTTAGAGTTTCCCTGTCCAGTGTGTCACAGAGTTTACCCCATGCAAAAGAGACTGACCCAGCACATGAAAACCCACAGCTCAGAGAAACCACACATGTGTGataag TGTGGCAAATCCTTCAAGAAGCGGTACACATTCAAAATGCACCTACTGACCCACATCCAGAGCCTCGGAGACAACAA GTTCAAGTGTGAGTTCTGCGAGTACACTTGTGACAACAAGAAGCTGCTGCTCAACCATCAGCTGTCCCACACTAACGACAGGCCTTTCAGATGTGACTACTGCAAATACTCCACATCTAAAGAAGAGTTCCTGGTGTCACATTTGGCCATCAAACACACTG GCGAGAAGCCGTTCTCCTGTGAAATGTGCCACTTCATGACCAAGCACAGGAAGAACCTGCGTCTTCATGTGCAGTGTCGCCACCCTGAGGCGTTTGAGGAGTGGTCTGTGTCTCACCCTGAAGAGCCTGTGAGGAGACGACGAAGACCCTTCTTCACCCTGCAGCAGATAGAGGAGCTCAAGCAACAGCATGATGACACACAGGGCATGCAGAACACTATT GTTGCCGTGGATTCTGCAACACTACAAGCCATGCAGGGTATGGAAAATGCCTCCGTGTCCCAGGATGCATTGGGAAACACCACAATCATCTATGAACAAG CTGAATCCAGTGATCTGTCTGCTCAGAATGccctggacctgctgctgaatATGAGCAATGCACGGGAATTAGTTGGAAACTCCTTACAG GTAGCAGTGCTGAAGTCAGAGGGAAAAACATTGGAAAAGGGTACTTGGAGTACAGTGGCCACAGCGCCAGGCCAGGCCCAGAAGATCGTGACCTTCCATGTGTCTGAAAACGGTGAGACGGTGCTACAGGAGGCCTACGAAGCAGCCACATCTGAAACAGGAGAGCTCACCCACATCGCTATTGAAGCGTACGAGAGGGGAGAAGAGTTCAGTGTGGTGGAGCAGGCTGCTGAAGAGATCCATAGCCCAGAATACAG CAATGGTGAGAGCAGTCCTTCTCAGGCTTTAGAAGTCTCCGGGTCAGAAAGCCAGAAAGGTGACAAGTACTATCTTACTTCAGCGCTGGGTGATGGCGTTTTGCAACAAGTGGAG CTGAGCAGTGAAGCTCCGGCCTCTCCCTCTGCAGTGAGCTCTCCTAGTCTCAGCACCAAAAGGTTTTCCTGCCGAATCTGCATGGAGTCTTTTCACGGACGCTCTGACATGGAGAACCACAAGAGGGCGCACTTGGATGCCAACACCTTCAAGTGTCCAGACTGTGACTTCACATCAACCTCCTGGCCTGAGGTCAAG TCTCACATGGGGCTGCATTCCTACTTGCGTCCTCACAAGTGTCCAAACTGCAGCTTTGCTTCCAAGAACAAGAAAGACCTGCGCAGACACATGATGACCCACACCAATGAGAAACCATTTTCATGCAAACTTTGTGGACAAAG GTTTAACCGTAATGGCCATTTGAAGTTCCACATGGAGCGTCTCCACAATCAGGATCATCCCACTCGGAAAACCCGTACCACGTCATCTCAGCAAACCATAATAGTCAACAGTGATGAGGAGGCCTTGGCCACACTACAGT CCCTACAAGCACATCAGACGGTGATCACTCCAGAGCGGCTGCAGGCTCTGGGACAGGAGCACATCATCGTGGCTCAAGAACAGGCTCTATCAGACCAG GAGGAAAGTGCATACATCCAGCAGATAACCACCATAGATGGACAGACTGTGCAGCACCTGATGACAGGAGACAACCAGGTGACTGAG gTCCAGTATATCATCTCACAGGATGGAGTACAGCACTTAATTCCCCAGGAGTACGTAGTAGTAGCATCTGATGGCAACCACATACAG ATGCCAGATGGACAGATCATCCGATACGAGCACGACAGGGCCTTTGTGCAGgagcagcag attgCTGTGAGTCATGACGGTCAGATCCAGTACCTGCCGGTCagctcagagcagcagattgtgAATTCTGAAGATCTGGAGGCTGCTGCTCACTCTGCTGTCACAG CTGTTGCAGATGCAGCCATGACGCAGACCCAGACCGTCTACACTGAAGCCACGCCTGAACAGCTGGAGCAGCTGCAGCAACAGGGCATCCAGTACGACGTCATTACTTTCACCAACGAATAG
- the LOC110966129 gene encoding zinc finger protein 335 isoform X3 yields MDLEENEVESSSDAGPSGMEEPSESGMGMESSEAMSADSSDAAASHAQAPESDCHVGQSSEGLVVFIPETSSSTDVRVSSVHLPDSSSVAQSTSVSSVSTVTQSVLVSESAQVLVHSSAVSEGAMMVSDSTASTSSDLGSAIDKIIESTIGPDIMNSISSCIAVTSAEDGGAETTQYLILQGPDDAIEALAEGPTSTCLDQGDLQGNLEPDQPDDQPGHSGYPEDSSSQPDQPQHSHPSQYMDCSADGPDQTEESSSSYVECSGEEPDQTRSQSGFPDYSGNNSDQDLPGYVECSGADSNPTSRSHYVVECSAGYLECAEDEEEQPHHSRSYIDSSADHRTQTSRQYATEYGGECVAAADSEQPGCSRYQARDEDEDDEQNQDPDQPQHSQQQPQHSCYMESSNGPEASLYADDSSSSDHPLADTAGSGGLPEALECSESQPGPYISSSGTYTSNPEPELAQQCSPSQEEPQGSQDEAGMVGDMEASTVEEGSGDRPPNLAELEEMMEVVIVQQFKCKMCPYKSASKDTLINHMRDKHFKPAGDTPKKRKRGRPPKSETLARQKTEREEAGERKEAKVKAAEPQQAEEEEDDIVDAGAIDDPEEDSDYNPAEEDSKGRPPTILKKPTTPISSSSQGRPRRKVGRPRKYCVLDEGLRSKEAESLSKKSRISADTNASEEASSSGLGTGPGVITDGDTAEAAISQSDSENKDPSSNTQPEEEFFPRKRGRPSKRFLRKKYKKYMNRNRYYKSLKPLLRPHNCWICGSRFLTQEDLRFHVDSHEGNDPELFKCLQCNYHCKRWSSLKEHMFNHEGTKPFKCDECDYTSVYKKDVIRHSAVHNKEKKRKTELVPKVLEFPCPVCHRVYPMQKRLTQHMKTHSSEKPHMCDKCGKSFKKRYTFKMHLLTHIQSLGDNKFKCEFCEYTCDNKKLLLNHQLSHTNDRPFRCDYCKYSTSKEEFLVSHLAIKHTGEKPFSCEMCHFMTKHRKNLRLHVQCRHPEAFEEWSVSHPEEPVRRRRRPFFTLQQIEELKQQHDDTQGMQNTIVAVDSATLQAMQGMENASVSQDALGNTTIIYEQAESSDLSAQNALDLLLNMSNARELVGNSLQVAVLKSEGKTLEKGTWSTVATAPGQAQKIVTFHVSENGETVLQEAYEAATSETGELTHIAIEAYERGEEFSVVEQAAEEIHSPEYSNGESSPSQALEVSGSESQKGDKYYLTSALGDGVLQQVELSSEAPASPSAVSSPSLSTKRFSCRICMESFHGRSDMENHKRAHLDANTFKCPDCDFTSTSWPEVKSHMGLHSYLRPHKCPNCSFASKNKKDLRRHMMTHTNEKPFSCKLCGQRFNRNGHLKFHMERLHNQDHPTRKTRTTSSQQTIIVNSDEEALATLQSLQAHQTVITPERLQALGQEHIIVAQEQALSDQEESAYIQQITTIDGQTVQHLMTGDNQVTEVQYIISQDGVQHLIPQEYVVVASDGNHIQMPDGQIIRYEHDRAFVQEQQIAVSHDGQIQYLPVSSEQQIVNSEDLEAAAHSAVTAVADAAMTQTQTVYTEATPEQLEQLQQQGIQYDVITFTNE; encoded by the exons ATGGATTTGGAGGAGAATGAAGTGGAGAGCAGCAGTGATGCAGGGCCCTCAGGGATGGAGGAGCCGTCTGAAAGCGGTATGGGTATGGAGTCATCCGAGGCCATGTCTGCAGACAGCAGTGATGCCGCTGCCTCTCATGCACAGGCCCCAGAGTCTGACTGCCATGTTGGACAGAGCTCAGAGGGACTTGTG GTGTTCATCCCAGAGACCAGTTCCAGTACAGATGTCAGAGTTTCATCAGTCCACCTCCCAGATTCCTCCTCTGTGGCCCAGTCCACCAGTGTTTCCAGCGTCTCCACGGTGACTCAGTCAGTGCTGGTGTCTGAGTCAGCCCAAGTGCTGGTCCACTCCAGCGCTGTGTCTGAAGGAGCAATGATGGTTTCAGACTCGACTGCCTCTACCTCATCAGATCTGGGTTCTGCCATTGACAAGATCATAGAATCCACCATCGGCCCTGACATCATGAATAGTATTTCTA GCTGCATAGCTGTGACCAGTGCAGAAGATGGTGGTGCAGAAACAACTCAGTACCTGATATTACAAGGACCAGATGATG CCATAGAAGCTCTCGCTGAAGGTCCCACATCCACCTGTCTGGACCAGGGAGACCTGCAGGGCAATCTGGAACCTGACCAGCCCGACGATCAGCCCGGACACTCAGGTTACCCAGAGGACAGCAGCAGTCAGCCTGACCAGCCGCAGCATTCCCACCCATCCCAGTACATGGATTGCAGTGCAGATGGTCCTGACCAGACAGAGGAGTCTTCGTCTTCCTATGTGGAGTGTTCGGGTGAGGAGCCTGACCAGACACGCTCTCAGTCCGGCTTCCCTGACTACAGTGGTAACAACAGCGATCAGGACTTGCCTGGATACGTGGAGTGCAGCGGAGCTGACTCAAATCCCACCAGCCGAAGTCACTATGTTGTGGAGTGCAGCGCTGGCTATCTTGAGTGTGCAGAAGACGAGGAAGAGCAGCCACATCACTCACGCAGTTACATTGACAGTAGCGCAGATCACCGGACACAGACAAGTAGACAGTATGCTACTGAGTACGGGGGAGAATGTGTTGCGGCTGCAGACTCTGAGCAGCCAGGTTGTTCTCGTTACCAAGCAAGGGACGAGGATGAAGACGACGAGCAAAATCAGGATCCAGATCAGCCACAGCACTCTCAACAGCAGCCACAGCACTCCTGTTACATGGAGAGCAGCAATGGTCCAGAGGCCTCTCTCTATGCTGATGACAGCTCCTCATCAGACCACCCTCTGGCAGACACGGCTGGTTCAGGCGGACTTCCCGAAGCACTGGAATGCAGTGAGAGCCAGCCTGGGCCCTACATCAGCAGCAGTGGCACGTATACCTCTAATCCAGAGCCTGAGCTGGCCCAGCAGTGCTCACCGAGCCAAGAAGAGCCCCAAGGCTCCCAAGATGAAGCTGGAATGGTCGGGGACATGGAGGCATCAACTGTGGAAGAAGGCTCTGGAGACCGACCTCCGAACCTCGCAGAGTTAGAGGAGATGATGGAAGTAGTGATAGTACAGCAATTCAAATGTAAGATGTGTCCATACAAGAGCGCCTCCAAAGACACACTCATCAACCACATGAGAGATAAACACTTCAAACCTGCAG GAGACACACCAAAAAAGCGTAAACGTGGACGACCTCCTAAAAGTGAGACGTTGGCCCGTcaaaagacagagagggaggaggcagGGGAGAGGAAGGAAGCAAAGGTGAAGGCTGCTGAGCCCCAAcaagcagaagaagaggaggatgataTTGTAGATGCTGGTGCTATTGATGATCCTGAAG AGGACAGTGACTACAACCCAGCAGAGGAGGATAGCAAAGGAAGACCACCCACCATTCTGAAGAAGCCCACTACTCccatttcctcctcctctcaagGACGTCCTCGACGTAAGGTTGGTCGTCCGAGGAAGTACTGCGTTTTAGATGAAGGCTTACGCAGCAAAG aagcagaaagtctgagtaaGAAGTCCAGGATCAGTGCAGATACTAATGCATCTGAAGAGGCTAGCTCTTCTGGGCTCGGGACTGGCCCAGGTGTCATCACAGATGGAGACACAGCTGAGGCAGCAATAAGCCAATCAGACTCTGAAAACAAAGacccttcttccaacacacagCCAGAGGAGGAGTTCTTCCCGAGAAAACGTGGCAGACCATCCAAGCGCTTCCTTCGCAAGAAATATAAGAAGTATATGAATCGAAA TCGGTACTATAAATCCCTCAAACCACTCCTCAGACCTCACAACTGCTGGATCTGCGGCTCACGTTTCCTCACCCAGGAGGATCTGCGCTTCCACGTGGACTCTCATGAAGGCAACGACCCAGAGCTCTTCAAGTGTCTGCAGTGCAACTATCACTGCAAGCGCTGGTCCTCGCTCAAG GAACACATGTTCAACCATGAGGGCACCAAGCCATTCAAGTGTGACGAGTGTGATTACACAAGTGTTTATAAGAAAGATGTAATTCGCCACTCAGCAGTGCACAACAAAGAAAA gaaaaggaaaacagagttg GTACCAAAGGTTTTAGAGTTTCCCTGTCCAGTGTGTCACAGAGTTTACCCCATGCAAAAGAGACTGACCCAGCACATGAAAACCCACAGCTCAGAGAAACCACACATGTGTGataag TGTGGCAAATCCTTCAAGAAGCGGTACACATTCAAAATGCACCTACTGACCCACATCCAGAGCCTCGGAGACAACAA GTTCAAGTGTGAGTTCTGCGAGTACACTTGTGACAACAAGAAGCTGCTGCTCAACCATCAGCTGTCCCACACTAACGACAGGCCTTTCAGATGTGACTACTGCAAATACTCCACATCTAAAGAAGAGTTCCTGGTGTCACATTTGGCCATCAAACACACTG GCGAGAAGCCGTTCTCCTGTGAAATGTGCCACTTCATGACCAAGCACAGGAAGAACCTGCGTCTTCATGTGCAGTGTCGCCACCCTGAGGCGTTTGAGGAGTGGTCTGTGTCTCACCCTGAAGAGCCTGTGAGGAGACGACGAAGACCCTTCTTCACCCTGCAGCAGATAGAGGAGCTCAAGCAACAGCATGATGACACACAGGGCATGCAGAACACTATT GTTGCCGTGGATTCTGCAACACTACAAGCCATGCAGGGTATGGAAAATGCCTCCGTGTCCCAGGATGCATTGGGAAACACCACAATCATCTATGAACAAG CTGAATCCAGTGATCTGTCTGCTCAGAATGccctggacctgctgctgaatATGAGCAATGCACGGGAATTAGTTGGAAACTCCTTACAG GTAGCAGTGCTGAAGTCAGAGGGAAAAACATTGGAAAAGGGTACTTGGAGTACAGTGGCCACAGCGCCAGGCCAGGCCCAGAAGATCGTGACCTTCCATGTGTCTGAAAACGGTGAGACGGTGCTACAGGAGGCCTACGAAGCAGCCACATCTGAAACAGGAGAGCTCACCCACATCGCTATTGAAGCGTACGAGAGGGGAGAAGAGTTCAGTGTGGTGGAGCAGGCTGCTGAAGAGATCCATAGCCCAGAATACAG CAATGGTGAGAGCAGTCCTTCTCAGGCTTTAGAAGTCTCCGGGTCAGAAAGCCAGAAAGGTGACAAGTACTATCTTACTTCAGCGCTGGGTGATGGCGTTTTGCAACAAGTGGAG CTGAGCAGTGAAGCTCCGGCCTCTCCCTCTGCAGTGAGCTCTCCTAGTCTCAGCACCAAAAGGTTTTCCTGCCGAATCTGCATGGAGTCTTTTCACGGACGCTCTGACATGGAGAACCACAAGAGGGCGCACTTGGATGCCAACACCTTCAAGTGTCCAGACTGTGACTTCACATCAACCTCCTGGCCTGAGGTCAAG TCTCACATGGGGCTGCATTCCTACTTGCGTCCTCACAAGTGTCCAAACTGCAGCTTTGCTTCCAAGAACAAGAAAGACCTGCGCAGACACATGATGACCCACACCAATGAGAAACCATTTTCATGCAAACTTTGTGGACAAAG GTTTAACCGTAATGGCCATTTGAAGTTCCACATGGAGCGTCTCCACAATCAGGATCATCCCACTCGGAAAACCCGTACCACGTCATCTCAGCAAACCATAATAGTCAACAGTGATGAGGAGGCCTTGGCCACACTACAGT CCCTACAAGCACATCAGACGGTGATCACTCCAGAGCGGCTGCAGGCTCTGGGACAGGAGCACATCATCGTGGCTCAAGAACAGGCTCTATCAGACCAG GAGGAAAGTGCATACATCCAGCAGATAACCACCATAGATGGACAGACTGTGCAGCACCTGATGACAGGAGACAACCAGGTGACTGAG gTCCAGTATATCATCTCACAGGATGGAGTACAGCACTTAATTCCCCAGGAGTACGTAGTAGTAGCATCTGATGGCAACCACATACAG ATGCCAGATGGACAGATCATCCGATACGAGCACGACAGGGCCTTTGTGCAGgagcagcag attgCTGTGAGTCATGACGGTCAGATCCAGTACCTGCCGGTCagctcagagcagcagattgtgAATTCTGAAGATCTGGAGGCTGCTGCTCACTCTGCTGTCACAG CTGTTGCAGATGCAGCCATGACGCAGACCCAGACCGTCTACACTGAAGCCACGCCTGAACAGCTGGAGCAGCTGCAGCAACAGGGCATCCAGTACGACGTCATTACTTTCACCAACGAATAG